One Verrucomicrobiota bacterium DNA window includes the following coding sequences:
- a CDS encoding exosortase-associated EpsI family protein → MAENPEALQAPTARLQQDPRPSIRILGLGCLLVLFLWGGPALWYSRPPDGVAWPLELRPRLDGWHYEPGNISDAEERALLADHVETGTYQRQGQVPLRWFAANRGFATVNEIGLFAHTPDRCWTQSGWTLESSLPETKMIHHQGKQWQLERRLFRLGNHLELVYFGGLIQGQPPRFRLDHNLSVAQRKQNKGLNMSTELQLRLTDGRLWGRVADAFRSRTPLSGSRTFFRVSVPVAPGAVQEGDALIESVLSEWLNSATSG, encoded by the coding sequence ATGGCCGAAAATCCAGAAGCACTGCAAGCTCCGACCGCTCGCCTGCAACAAGACCCGAGGCCGTCCATCCGCATCCTCGGGCTCGGCTGCTTGCTGGTATTGTTCCTCTGGGGGGGGCCTGCGCTCTGGTATTCACGTCCCCCTGATGGCGTGGCATGGCCTCTGGAATTACGACCGAGGCTCGACGGATGGCATTACGAGCCCGGCAACATTTCGGACGCTGAAGAGCGTGCGCTGCTCGCGGATCACGTTGAGACCGGCACCTATCAACGGCAGGGGCAGGTTCCCTTGCGTTGGTTCGCAGCCAATCGGGGATTCGCCACCGTCAATGAAATTGGACTCTTCGCCCACACACCCGACCGCTGCTGGACCCAATCGGGCTGGACCTTGGAAAGCAGTTTGCCCGAAACCAAGATGATCCACCACCAAGGGAAACAGTGGCAACTGGAGCGCAGGTTGTTCCGGCTCGGAAACCATCTGGAGTTGGTTTACTTTGGCGGCCTGATCCAGGGGCAACCCCCTCGATTTCGACTCGACCACAATCTTTCCGTCGCTCAGCGGAAGCAAAACAAGGGACTCAACATGTCCACGGAACTGCAACTCCGCCTCACCGATGGCCGCTTATGGGGTCGCGTGGCGGATGCATTCCGATCCCGCACCCCTTTGTCGGGTTCCAGAACCTTCTTCCGCGTCTCGGTGCCCGTGGCGCCAGGAGCCGTCCAGGAAGGTGACGCCTTGATCGAGTCGGTGCTGTCAGAGTGGTTGAACAGCGCCACGAGCGGATAG
- a CDS encoding exosortase/archaeosortase family protein has protein sequence MKSTDALASTSDGRLLLPAWLALGFLVSQFAWIWRHRPEYHFGWIVLLLSLFLFYEAWPARPERVRGQHWLAGLLFGLGFAIAGCVRLYASALGMGPTALFALGMGVLAMVGGNIVYLMGVKGLTHFAFPLGFLILAFPPPGFLGEWIVGNLKEWIAVATVDVLKLGGIPAQRTGNLIHVVSGTVGVEDACSGVRSLQSALMATLFVSHLAFRGWCSRLLLVGAGCGLALATNLGRSVWLSVVAHRRGPGAVDRLHDPAGWLILICTLSGVLLVVWACRRMESYLPHGTRPVGSLPHAP, from the coding sequence ATGAAATCCACCGATGCACTCGCCTCAACGAGTGATGGGCGCCTGCTTCTTCCGGCGTGGCTGGCGCTGGGCTTTCTCGTTTCGCAATTCGCGTGGATTTGGCGGCATCGCCCTGAGTATCACTTCGGCTGGATCGTTCTCCTGCTTAGTCTTTTCCTCTTTTATGAAGCCTGGCCCGCCAGGCCGGAGAGGGTGAGGGGGCAGCATTGGCTGGCCGGGCTCCTTTTTGGATTGGGATTTGCCATCGCCGGGTGCGTGCGTTTGTATGCTTCCGCCTTGGGCATGGGACCGACCGCACTCTTTGCTTTGGGCATGGGTGTGCTCGCGATGGTCGGGGGCAACATCGTTTATCTCATGGGCGTCAAAGGGTTGACCCACTTCGCCTTTCCCCTCGGATTCCTCATCCTGGCATTCCCTCCACCCGGATTTCTGGGAGAATGGATCGTCGGCAACCTCAAGGAATGGATCGCTGTGGCCACCGTGGATGTATTGAAACTAGGGGGAATTCCAGCCCAGCGAACCGGGAATCTGATTCATGTCGTGTCCGGAACGGTGGGAGTGGAGGACGCCTGCAGTGGTGTCCGCAGCCTGCAATCGGCCTTGATGGCGACGTTGTTTGTGAGCCACCTGGCTTTCCGTGGTTGGTGCTCACGGTTGCTCCTGGTCGGAGCCGGCTGTGGACTTGCCCTGGCCACCAATTTAGGACGCTCCGTCTGGCTCAGCGTTGTGGCCCATCGCCGGGGGCCTGGAGCCGTGGACCGGCTTCATGATCCGGCGGGCTGGCTCATTCTCATTTGCACACTTTCCGGTGTGCTCCTCGTGGTGTGGGCGTGCCGACGGATGGAATCCTATCTGCCGCATGGAACACGACCCGTGGGATCCCTCCCGCATGCCCCCTAA